One Punica granatum isolate Tunisia-2019 chromosome 3, ASM765513v2, whole genome shotgun sequence genomic window carries:
- the LOC116199826 gene encoding pentatricopeptide repeat-containing protein At1g59720, chloroplastic/mitochondrial-like has translation MALVVSTRPPPPHTLPGPGKPDGAAWDSHGHLLRLLTECSDMSQLKQIHAHALRTAPLDCPRGLFLQSRILHFSAADLEYALRVFGQIENPNTFMWNTLIRAFAVSNDRKEEAISIFETMLSDGSVSPDKHTFPFVLKACAYLFAIAEGQQIHAQLLKRGLGSDVYANNSLIHFYSSCGDLDVAWKMFDKMRHRTVVSWNVMIDALVRSAEFYASLELFREMQRFFRPDGYTIQSVLGACAGLGSLSLGLWAHAYVLRNSDVIEINDPLVNASLVDMYCKCGSLELAVQVFRGMLKRDVNSWNSMILGFAMHGQAYMALRYFSDMITEHNLIPNSVTFVGVLGACNHRGMVDEGRKFFDMMVHEYRVDPQLEHYGCLVDLLARAGLINEALDLVSSMPLKPDAVIWRSLLDACCKKNVGVELSEVLAMKILESGGGDSCSGVYVLLSRVYASARKWDDVGMVRKLMADRGVSKNPGCSLIEIDGVLHKFFAGDTTHPFTKEIYDFLSVIEEKLGSMGYIPDVSQAPMVVDDARREKEQSLMLHSERLAIAFGLLNGKNGTPIRVFKNLRVCNDCHSITKLVSRIFDVEIVVRDRARFHHFKDGFCSCGDYW, from the coding sequence ATGGCTCTGGTAGTCTCAACGCGCCCACCGCCGCCTCACACTCTCCCTGGACCCGGCAAGCCCGACGGCGCCGCCTGGGACTCTCACGGCCACCTCCTCCGCCTCCTGACAGAATGCTCCGACATGTCCCAGCTCAAACAGATCCACGCCCACGCCCTCCGCACCGCCCCACTCGATTGCCCCCGCGGTCTTTTCCTCCAGAGCCGAATCCTCCACTTCTCCGCCGCCGACCTCGAATACGCCCTCCGTGTCTTCGGCCAGATCGAGAACCCCAACACCTTCATGTGGAACACCCTGATAAGGGCATTTGCGGTGAGCAACGACCGTAAAGAGGAAGCAATCTCTATCTTTGAGACGATGCTGAGCGACGGCTCTGTTTCCCCCGACAAGCACACGTTCCCGTTCGTCCTCAAGGCGTGCGCTTACCTTTTTGCCATAGCCGAAGGACAACAAATCCACGCCCAGCTCCTGAAACGTGGGCTCGGATCCGATGTCTATGCGAACAACAGCCTGATCCATTTCTACAGCTCTTGCGGTGATTTGGATGTTGCATGGAAGATGTTCGATAAAATGCGTCACAGAACTGTCGTCTCGTGGAACGTCATGATCGATGCGTTGGTCCGATCTGCTGAGTTCTATGCATCTTTGGAGTTGTTCAGGGAAATGCAGAGATTCTTTAGGCCCGATGGGTATACGATTCAGAGTGTTCTGGGAGCGTGTGCTGGTCTGGGATCTTTGTCCTTGGGATTGTGGGCCCATGCTTATGTTCTTAGGAACTCTGATGTTATCGAGATCAATGACCCGCTCGTTAATGCTTCATTGGTGGATATGTACTGCAAATGCGGGTCGTTGGAGCTTGCAGTTCAGGTATTCAGGGGGATGCTCAAGCGTGATGTGAACTCGTGGAACTCTATGATTCTTGGATTCGCAATGCATGGGCAGGCCTACATGGCTTTGAGATACTTTTCAGACATGATCACGGAGCATAATTTGATACCCAACTCGGTCACCTTTGTTGGTGTTTTGGGCGCCTGTAACCATCGGGGCATGGTTGATGAGGGCCGAAAGTTCTTTGACATGATGGTTCATGAATACCGTGTTGACCCTCAGTTAGAGCATTACGGCTGCTTAGTTGATCTCCTTGCTCGAGCCGGACTTATAAATGAAGCCCTAGATCTCGTCTCTAGCATGCCCTTAAAGCCTGATGCAGTAATTTGGAGGAGTCTCCTTGATGCGTGCTGCAAGAAAAATGTGGGCGTTGAGCTCAGTGAGGTTCTGGCTATGAAGATTTTAGAATCGGGAGGAGGGGACTCGTGTAGCGGGGTATATGTGCTTCTCTCTAGGGTGTACGCTTCTGCGAGGAAATGGGATGATGTCGGGATGGTGAGAAAGCTAATGGCCGATCGAGGGGTGAGCAAAAATCCTGGGTGTAGTTTGATAGAGATTGATGGGGTCCTGCACAAGTTCTTTGCTGGAGACACAACTCATCCTTTTACCAAGGAAATTTATGACTTCTTGAGTGTGATAGAAGAGAAGTTGGGTTCCATGGGTTACATTCCTGATGTGTCTCAAGCTCCAATGGTCGTTGATGATGCTCGTCGCGAGAAGGAGCAGTCTCTTATGCTCCATAGCGAGAGGCTGGCAATCGCATTTGGCTTGTTGAACGGGAAGAATGGAACCCCCATAAGGGTATTCAAGAATCTTCGAGTCTGTAACGACTGCCACAGTATAACTAAGCTAGTCTCGAGGATATTCGACGTGGAGATCGTTGTGAGGGACCGTGCTCGATTCCATCATTTTAAGGATGGCTTTTGTTCATGCGGAGATTACTGGTGA
- the LOC116199894 gene encoding dnaJ homolog subfamily B member 1, with protein sequence MGVDYYNVLKVGRDAGEDDLRKAYKRLAMKWHPDKNPVNHEEAEAKFKLVSEAYDVLIDPRRRQIYDLHGEEALKGAPDFPPPPARSPSSAGSRSDSSSFRFDRRNADEVFADFFSDHLSRSRVFGEKGHRAGSGKEGRSRENGGGKKPPPVESKLPCSLEELYKGARKKMRISRVVPDEFGKPKTVEETLKIDILPGWKKGTKITFPEKGNHEPGATPPDLIFVVDEKPHPVFKREGNDLVVVQTVTLLEALTGKTHNLTTLDGRNLDIQGIDIIRPGHEVVIPNEGMPHSKDPSKKGNLKVRFDIKFPLQLTGDQKSDLTRVLGGVES encoded by the exons ATGGGGGTCGATTACTACAACGTGCTGAAGGTGGGGCGAGACGCCGGGGAGGATGACCTGAGGAAGGCCTACAAGCGGCTGGCCATGAAGTGGCACCCCGACAAGAACCCGGTCAACCACGAGGAAGCCGAGGCCAAGTTCAAGCTCGTCAGCGAGGCCTACGACGTCCTCATCGACCCCCGCCGCCGCCAGATCTACGACCTCCACGGCGAGGAGGCCCTCAAGGGCGCCCCCGACTTCCCCCCGCCCCCCGCCCGCTCCCCCTCCTCCGCCGGATCCCGCTCCGACTCGTCCTCGTTCCGGTTCGACCGCCGCAACGCCGACGAGGTTTTCGCGGACTTCTTCAGCGATCACCTCAGCCGGTCCCGTGTGTTCGGGGAGAAAGGGCACAGGGCCGGCAGCGGCAAGGAGGGGAGGAGCAGGGAGAACGGGGGCGGAAAGAAGCCGCCGCCGGTGGAGAGCAAGCTGCCGTGCAGCTTGGAGGAGCTGTACAAGGGCgcgaggaagaagatgaggatcTCACGGGTTGTTCCTGATGAATTCGG TAAGCCCAAGACGGTTGAGGAAACCCTCAAGATAGATATCTTACCTGGGTGGAAGAAGGGCACGAAGATAACTTTTCCCGAGAAGGGCAACCACGAGCCAGGAGCCACGCCGCCTGACCTCATCTTCGTTGTGGACGAGAAGCCACACCCTGTTTTCAAGAGGGAAGGGAACGACCTTGTGGTTGTTCAGACAGTGACACTGTTGGAAGCTCTCACTGGGAAGACCCATAACCTCACAACCTTAGACGGGAGGAATCTTGACATCCAAGGGATAGACATCATAAGACCGGGCCACGAGGTTGTGATCCCGAACGAAGGGATGCCCCACTCAAAGGACCCGAGCAAGAAAGGAAACCTTAAAGTCAGGTTCGACATCAAGTTTCCGCTCCAACTCACCGGGGACCAGAAGTCCGACTTGACGAGGGTGCTAGGAGGAGTCGAGAGCTAG